The Radiobacillus deserti genomic interval AGATGGAAGAACGAACTCATCGTAAATTCCATTTTTGTAAGAGTCTTCAACTACTTCAAATGGATCTTGATAAGTCGGGCCTTCCCCATAAACCATTGCATCGTATGCTTTTTTCACACGATCCCAGCGCTTGTCACGGTCCATGGAATAGTAACGTCCAGAAAGACTGGCGAATTCTCCTACTCCATACTCCTTCATGACATCAAGGGTGGATTCAATATACTTCTTCGCTGATTTTTGGCCAACGTCACGACCGTCTAAGAAGCCATGGACATATACTTTCTTAAGACCTTGTTTGCTAGCTAATTTAAGCAAAGCATAAAGGTGTTCGATATGGCTGTGCACCCCACCATCGGACAGGAGGCCAAAGACATGTAATGCGTGATCCGTATCTTTAGCATGGTTAATCGCATTTACTAACACTTGGTTTTCGTAAAAGTCACCTTCACGAATCGATAGGTTCACTCTTGTTAAGCTTTGATAGACAATTCGGCCTGCTCCGATATTCAGATGTCCAACCTCGGAGTTCCCCATTTGTCCGTCAGGCAACCCTACCGCTTCTCCAGATGCTTCAAGCTGGTTGTGTGGGAACTTGTTCCAGTAACGATCAAAGTTTGGTTTATTCGCTTGCTTTACTGCATTCCCTTTCACTTCGTCGCGACAAGCAAAACCATCTAGAATGATGAGGGCTGCAAGTTTATCTTGGCTCATTATTTACCCGCCTCCACTAGCTTTAAGAACGAGTCTGCTTCAAGGCTTGCGCCACCTACTAATGCTCCGTCGATATCTGACTGTGCTAACAACTCTTCCACATTTGCAGGTTTTACACTTCCGCCATACTGAATGCGAACCGCTTCTGCAGCATCAGCAGATACAACGTCTTTTACAACGTTGCGGATATGTGTACAAACTTCATTCGCTTGTTCAGAGGTAGCTGTTTTACCAGTTCCGATTGCCCAAATTGGTTCATAAGCGATAATGGTTTGTTTTACTTGCTCTTCGCTTAAACCTTCCAGTGCTTTCTTCACTTGGCCTTCTACAAGCTGATTCGTTTGGTTGCTTTCACGTTGCTCTAACGTTTCTCCTACACAAACGATAGGTACTAATCCATGCTGGAAAGCAGCATGAACTTTTTTGTTAACAGTTTCATCGGTTTCTGCAAAATATTCACGACGCTC includes:
- the tpiA gene encoding triose-phosphate isomerase, which codes for MRKKVIAGNWKMNKVRSEAVQFLEDTKGQVPSFNEVESVICAPFPYLSELVQKAEGTPVKIAAQNMHFEENGAFTGEVSPVMLKDIGVTYVVLGHSERREYFAETDETVNKKVHAAFQHGLVPIVCVGETLEQRESNQTNQLVEGQVKKALEGLSEEQVKQTIIAYEPIWAIGTGKTATSEQANEVCTHIRNVVKDVVSADAAEAVRIQYGGSVKPANVEELLAQSDIDGALVGGASLEADSFLKLVEAGK